A single region of the Vicia villosa cultivar HV-30 ecotype Madison, WI linkage group LG4, Vvil1.0, whole genome shotgun sequence genome encodes:
- the LOC131595270 gene encoding LEAF RUST 10 DISEASE-RESISTANCE LOCUS RECEPTOR-LIKE PROTEIN KINASE-like 1.3, whose amino-acid sequence MYLKSMEELQQDQELLRSEVNQLKSQMNQIMETLQVLLKRECNFPPIITKQVDTHLAFSVATSNQGQPSVMSCDSYFGVEKETPVCFPQSVLRRTLHQRPLSCLGKLNDGRSVAVKKLLEKNNYKRVEQFKNEVEIMASLVHENLVSLYGCTSLHSPELLLVYEYVSNGTVADPLRGKEAKHGKLTWPIRMNIAVETAKALEYIHTSKIIHRDIKTNNILLDTHFRVKVADFGLSRLFQVDKTHVSTAPRGTLGYLDPEYQQCSQLTVKSDVYSFGVVMIELISSLRAVDNITSDGHEFDLACMALTKIQNQALHEIVDPTLGFESDSKVKNMIIAMGDLASQCLQSSKNSRPTMDEVLESLEEIQKDGKLKSQPEVMGISNLSDEASTSTIT is encoded by the coding sequence ATGTATCTGaaaagtatggaagaacttcaacaagaccaagagttgctAAGATCAGAGGTCAACCAATTGAAAAGCCAGATGAATCAGATTATGGAAACcctgcaagtcttgttgaagagAGAATGCAACTTTCCTCCGATTATTACAAAGCAAGTGGATACTCATTTAGCCTTCTCCGTTGCTACTTCAAATCAAGGGCAACCATCTGTTATGTCATGTGATTCATATTTTGGAGTAGAGAAGGAAACACCTGTTTGCTTTCCTCAATCAGTGCTTCGTAGGACTCTGCATCAACGTCCATTGTCTTGTTTAGGAAAACTTAATGATGGGCGTAGTGTTGCGGTGAAGAAGTTACTTGAGAAAAACAATTACAAAAGAGTTGAGCAATTCAAGAATGAAGTTGAAATCATGGCATCATTAGTCCATGAAAATCTTGTGTCTCTATATGGATGCACTTCACTTCACAGTCCCGAGCTTCTACTTGTCTATGAGTATGTTTCTAATGGAACCGTTGCTGATCCTCTCCGTGGTAAAGAAGCAAAACATGGAAAACTTACTTGGCCTATTAGAATGAATATTGCTGTGGAGACAGCAAAGGCGTTGGAGTATATTCATACATCTAAAATCATTCACAGagatattaaaacaaataatattcTCCTTGACACTCATTTTCGTGTGAAGGTAGCCGATTTTGGACTCTCGCGCCTTTTTCAAGTCGATAAAACTCATGTTTCAACGGCTCCACGAGGGACTCTGGGTTATTTGGATCCTGAATACCAGCAATGCTCTCAACTTACCGTTAAAAGTGATGTGTATAGCTTTGGTGTTGTGATGATTGAGTTGATATCGTCTTTGCGTGCCGTTGATAATATAACAAGTGATGGGCATGAATTTGATTTGGCTTGCATGGctctaaccaaaattcaaaaccaaGCATTGCATGAAATTGTGGATCCTACACTCGGTTTTGAATCGGATTCTAAAGTAAAGAACATGATCATTGCCATGGGCGACTTAGCATCTCAATGTTTGCAAAGTTCGAAAAATTCGAGACCTACCATGGATGAAGTGTTGGAAAGTTTAGAGGAGATTCAAAAAGATGGTAAGCTTAAAAGCCAACCCGAGGTAATGGGCATTTCGAATTTATCTGATGAGGCTTCCACCTCCACTATCACCTGA